The sequence TATATAAATGCCTTTTTGCTATGTTTGCTTAAATCTTGCCTTGGTTGAAAATAAAGCGGTTTTGCAAGAGAAAGTTTTATTCTAGTTGTTTTCCTGCAACGCTTGCCGATTTTATGAGTAATAGTTTTTTTATTGCCTTAAAAATTGCAAGCTATGTGTTGCGAATTTATTAGCTAGGCTATAGCAATAGATAAAGTGGTAATTGAGATTGGTTTGGATTGTGAAAAATATGAAAAAAGCACTGTTGGCAGCTCTGCTGGTTTCAGGCACGATTCTTTCAAGTGTCCCATCAAAAGCTGAAAATTTGATGGGTGCGCTTTCAAAGGCTTATAATAATAATAGCCGTCTCAATTCAGATCGCGCCTCTGTTCGTGTTAGTGATGAGAATGTTGCAATTGCACGATCCGGCATCCGTCCGTCTATAGCTGCATTTGCTAGCTATACTCGCGGTAATAATGCTGGAAATCCCTATTATTCAACTGTTGGCTCGGTCGGTATTCAGCTTGACCAAGTTATTTTTGACGGTTTTTCAACAAAAAATAATATTAGTGCTGCTGAATTACAGTCTGCTGCGCAACGCGAATTTTTGCGTAACAGTGAACAAAATCAGCTTTATGCGGCGATTGAAGCTTATGCAGATGTTTACATGGCGCGGCGTATCGCTATTTTACGTCAACAAAATGTTGCTGCATTAGATGAACAAGTTCGAGCTGATCGGGCAAAACTTGAGGTTGGTGAGGGTACTCGAACCGATCTTGCGCAATCTGAGGCACAGCGGGCCCTAGCTATTTCGCAATTGCATTTAGCCAAAGCTGACGTAAAGTCAAAAGAAGCGATTTATCGCCAGGTGATTGGCGTGGAGGCAGAGAAGTTGGATGCTCCAGTATCAGCTACCGGTCTTCCTCGTAATGCAAAATCGGGTTTTGAAATTGCAAGAGTAGAACATCCTGCAATTCTGTCTGCTCGTTACGCTGTCGATGCGGCGTCCTATCGGGTTAAGGCTAATGAAGGCGCATTGCTGCCACAAGTGAACTTCAGGGTCGCAAGCTCTTATAATGAGGTTTATGATGGCCCAGGGACGAGTGGCAGAGCCAACTCGATTGGTCTTGCTTTAACAGTGCCATTTTATCAAGGTGGTCGCACATCTGCACAAATTCGTCAATCCAAAGAGCAGTTGGGTCAGGCGGTGATTCAGGTTGATGTTTATGTTGATCAGGTTCGCCAAGAGCTATCCGCCGCGCTTTCTCAATTAGATGGCGCTAGGGCATCTGTTGCAGCCTATCGTGATAGTGTTGCTGCGAATAAAATTGCTTTGAATGGACGTATTGAGGAAAATCGAGTCGGGCAAGCAACTACCCTTGATGTTTTAAATTCTCGGGGTATGCTTATTGATTCTCAGGTAAGTCTAGTATCTGCCGAACGTGATGCAGTTGTAGCCAGTTACGGGCTAGTGGTCGCGATTGGGCGTATGAGTGCTCAACAGTTAAATTTGCAAGTTGTTCACTATGATCCCAAAATTCATTTTGATGCTGTACGATTTAAATGGTTTGGTTTGAAAACGCCATTTTCTCGTTAGATCATATAATATATAGTTATAATAGGTGCTGGATTTTAAAGCATCCGATATAACCTTTGGTGTGAAAAAAAATACATTATTTGATATTAAATCCTTAATTATATTCCCCCATGTTTTTTTGCTGATTTGATTGAAATAATTCCCTTTTTCTAAATTGAAAACTAATATTTTGTTCTTTTTTAATATCAAATCAAATCGAATCATCGTTATTTTAGAATGTTATCGATAGCGCATTTGTCGCCATAAAATTGGAATTGGCTCTTATTATAGTTTTTTATCGATTCCTAAGGCTGATCTGGAGTTTTATTAGCAAAAAAAATGTTAAGTTCGATGAAAAAAGTCTTTTGGGACTGGAATGTAATTATTAAAAAAAATATACTAATGTTGGTTTTATTTTTAAATTTAACAAATATTGTTACAAAATATGAAGGGCTGTCTGTTTACGCTGGATTATCTCATGGTTACGAGTAAATAAGAGATATCATATATTGAAATATTATGTTCGGCAGTTACTGAGAGTTAGGTGGGATTGATGGCACAAAATCCAAATGCAATGCAAGAGCCAAGCATGGATGAGCTTCTCGCATCTATTCGTGAGATCATCGAAGAAAATACGGGACCTTCACCGAATAGAAATCCAAATAGGCAAGATGTAAATGCGCATGAGCCAGCTATTCCAGTACAGCGTAACGCTGTTGGTGAAAGCCAAACGCGAGTAAATCCAAATCCAGCATCTCCTTCTACAATGCCACGTAACTTGCAAGGCGATGACCGTGCTTTAAGGCTTGATATTCAACAATATGGTGATGTCGGGAAGGTTAATTCTGAAGCGCCACCTGTACAAGACGCCATGAATGCATTGGCTGCACGTATTGGTTTGCGCCATAATGAGGAAGGAGATGGGGCAGCTAATGACGGAATTGCACGTGATGATAGGCCGCATCTTCCACCACCGCCGGCAGCTATGGTTGTTAAATCCGCCCCTAGCGAAGGAGCTCCGCAAGCACAAGTTTCAAATCCTGCGCTTACACAAGCTCGTACCATGAACACAAGCCATAATGCAGGTAATGTTAACAGTTCTCCAGCACATATTAATAATACGCAAAACGTTATTAATAAGCCTATAAGCGCAGTTCAGGCACGGCATCCCAATCCAGTAGATCAAACAGCACAATTTCAAGGGCAGCCAATGCAACAGCGTGCTGCTCCCATTCATGCACCAAATCAAGCTGCGCCTCAACCGCATTTAGCTCCACAAACGCAAGTCGATCCGGTGCGTCAACGTGAAATGCCGCAAGTAAGACCCCTACCACAACAAAGGGAGGCATCCCAACAAAATGAAAGTGCTGTACGTAATCAACAAATGCAGTTGAATGCTGCTGCGCAGCAAAATGGCAATCGTCAAATGCCCCCTCAGCCGCGTGTTGCAAATCCAAATACACGCCCTAATCAGGTTGCTCCGCAAAATAATGTTACGCATAATGTAGGTGCTGAAAGACGTGCGCCGATTCAGCAACCCAATTTTAATGCAGAACCACATATTGATGATAGGCGGGATTTGCGAGCAAGTTCGCAGCCATTGCCTCAAGAGGTGCATGCATCCAATGATCTAAATCCTAATCGTCGTCCTGTGTCGGCTAGTGTTAATCAGCCAAATATTGACGCTGTGCAAGATGAAAGGCAAATACTTGCGCAAGGACAATCCAGTAATTTAGCTGTACCTCAAGGCCAGTTAGATGTGCCTGATGCCCCCCATAACGTACCGTTTCCACGTTCTGCGCCATCAAAGCCTCATTTTTTAAGTCAAGCTTTGCGATCAGCATTTATGAGTATTCCTGCCAAGGATTCAGCTTTTCAAACGGCCTCATCTTTGCCGCAGGCGCCGCTTCGCCCACAAAGCGTATCGTCCAGAAGCACACAGCCAACGCGAGTTGAGCAGAAAGCTGCTGAAATGATAGAAGCAGAGGTAAAGCGTGAAATGGATAATATTGATAGGGCATTGGAAGCTGATTTTGAAAAATCAGCTGAAAACTTGTTACGGCCCTATATTGCTAAATGGCTTGATGAGCACTTTAGTGAACTTTTTGAAAAAGTTTTGCGCGAAGAAATAAAGCGCGTTATCCAGGCACAGCTGCGTTAAGGCAATTAAATAAGATTACATATTTAGCCATGTATTTCGTTAATACATGGCTTTTTATTTGTATTGTAATAATTTTTATTGTGGTGCCACTAATGTGACCTGATATTTTAATATTAACCCTTGTTAGTTGCAAGACAGATATTTTTTCAGCAGATGAAATGTATAGATTTTATATTTGTCACAGCAAAAAAAACACTTGATTTTGTAATTTTTTTCTGTCAGCTATTTGAAATAGTATCCATATTATTAATTAGGAAAATGTCCTATTCT comes from Bartonella sp. HY038 and encodes:
- a CDS encoding TolC family outer membrane protein → MKKALLAALLVSGTILSSVPSKAENLMGALSKAYNNNSRLNSDRASVRVSDENVAIARSGIRPSIAAFASYTRGNNAGNPYYSTVGSVGIQLDQVIFDGFSTKNNISAAELQSAAQREFLRNSEQNQLYAAIEAYADVYMARRIAILRQQNVAALDEQVRADRAKLEVGEGTRTDLAQSEAQRALAISQLHLAKADVKSKEAIYRQVIGVEAEKLDAPVSATGLPRNAKSGFEIARVEHPAILSARYAVDAASYRVKANEGALLPQVNFRVASSYNEVYDGPGTSGRANSIGLALTVPFYQGGRTSAQIRQSKEQLGQAVIQVDVYVDQVRQELSAALSQLDGARASVAAYRDSVAANKIALNGRIEENRVGQATTLDVLNSRGMLIDSQVSLVSAERDAVVASYGLVVAIGRMSAQQLNLQVVHYDPKIHFDAVRFKWFGLKTPFSR
- a CDS encoding DUF2497 domain-containing protein, whose product is MAQNPNAMQEPSMDELLASIREIIEENTGPSPNRNPNRQDVNAHEPAIPVQRNAVGESQTRVNPNPASPSTMPRNLQGDDRALRLDIQQYGDVGKVNSEAPPVQDAMNALAARIGLRHNEEGDGAANDGIARDDRPHLPPPPAAMVVKSAPSEGAPQAQVSNPALTQARTMNTSHNAGNVNSSPAHINNTQNVINKPISAVQARHPNPVDQTAQFQGQPMQQRAAPIHAPNQAAPQPHLAPQTQVDPVRQREMPQVRPLPQQREASQQNESAVRNQQMQLNAAAQQNGNRQMPPQPRVANPNTRPNQVAPQNNVTHNVGAERRAPIQQPNFNAEPHIDDRRDLRASSQPLPQEVHASNDLNPNRRPVSASVNQPNIDAVQDERQILAQGQSSNLAVPQGQLDVPDAPHNVPFPRSAPSKPHFLSQALRSAFMSIPAKDSAFQTASSLPQAPLRPQSVSSRSTQPTRVEQKAAEMIEAEVKREMDNIDRALEADFEKSAENLLRPYIAKWLDEHFSELFEKVLREEIKRVIQAQLR